One window from the genome of Nicotiana sylvestris chromosome 9, ASM39365v2, whole genome shotgun sequence encodes:
- the LOC104245273 gene encoding uncharacterized protein, with protein sequence MRCFRSCFGNCKHKKIIKPCIRSNKINSISPKTLQNLLKTHENGEAYVAIINATKNAAQLEDVTNPITLIQESKNKEEEEEELNRSSRKKVTFDDVNISSIVNERGLANEESANCLAKICNNEKEKEKANIKEEEGNTFSDSSESSYISYPPSHRYHCCRNSDDEFEAIDLNDSSDVEDDDANNNNEINDDEVEFSENAAMIQQEQSSESSLFSLSIDSRKRNPTPEIGEKEVNSPLKLSAQSTNFSATNRSQLSVLNPIQENENINILNLPNFRTSTTYCLQQEPSLKQSTKQTKHQLENQITVDTSLSSWLIESQDDDTPNSKNNVGDLVGNYSSSERTKSLIRVEDRPILGELTVAELKHIANSYSPRGTQSHSPDENSIIIGTVGSYLRHTGQATDPDSASSRKGISSNKTYALLRKDKNNNNHSTPFQARLERALDSGLAQA encoded by the exons ATGAGGTGTTTTAGATCTTGCTTCGGTAATTGCAAGCACAAGAAAATCATAAAGCCTTGTATTAGAAGTAacaagattaatagcatttcccCTAAAACTCTTCAG aATTTGCTCAAGACACACGAAAATGGTGAAGCATATGTAGCCATTATTAATGCTACAAAAAACGCAGCTCAACTCGAGGATGTTACAAACCCCATTACCCTCATTCAAGAATCCAA gaataaggaggaagaagaagaggagttgAATAGAAGCAGCAGAAAGAAGGTTACATTTGATGATGTAAATATATCATCAATCGTCAATGAGAGGGGCTTAGCAAACGAAGAATCTGCAAATTGCTTAGCGAAGATCTGCAACAAcgaaaaggaaaaggagaaagcgaatataaaagaagaagaagggaaCACGTTTTCAGATTCAAGTGAGTCAAGCTATATATCTTATCCTCCAAGTCATAGATATCATTGCTGCAGAAATAGTGATGACGAGTTTGAAGCTATTGATTTAAACGATAGTAGTGATGTGGAAGATGACGACGCCAACAATAATAATGAAATAAATGACGATGAAGTTGAATTTTCTGAAAATGCAGCAATGATTCAACAAGAACAGTCTTCTGAGTCATCTTTATTTTCGCTCTCCATAGACTCTAGGAAAAGGAATCCCACACCCGAAATAGGAGAAAAGGAGGTCAAtagtccattgaaacttagtGCACAATCCACCAATTTTAGTGCTACAAATCGGAGCCAATTATCAGTGTTGAATCCAATTCAAGAGAATGAGAATATCAACATTCTGAATCTCCCTAACTTTAGAACTAGTACTACTTATTGTTTACAACAAGAGCCTAGTTTGAAGCAgtcaacaaaacaaacaaagcaTCAGCTGGAGAATCAAATCACAGTTGATACTAGCCTTTCAAGCTGGTTAATTGAATCTCAAGACGACGACACACCAAATTCCAAAAACAATGTTGGTGATTTGGTTGGCAATTATTCATCTTCAGAGAGGACCAAGTCTCTGATACGAGTTGAAGATAGACCAATTTTAGGAGAGTTGACAGTAGCTGAACTCAAACATATAGCTAACTCATATTCTCCCAGAGGAACACAGAGTCATAGTCCAGATGAAAACTCCATTATAATAGGGACTGTGGGGAGTTATTTGAGACATACAGGGCAGGCTACCGATCCAGATTCTGCTTCATCTCGCAAAGGCATTTCATCGAACAAGACATATGCGCTCCTAAGAAAG gataaaaacaacaacaaccattCTACACCATTTCAGGCCAGGTTAGAGAGAGCACTAGATAGTGGTTTGGCTCAAGCTTAA
- the LOC104215610 gene encoding CRIB domain-containing protein RIC10-like, translating to MQLRGDKISFPFSSPFFPHGLSVYLKRQRNQFFLLAWSFCLCSVSSLSRIHLDFWGFIIYTMATKVKGIYKYITSIFVVKERELEIGCPTDVKHVAHIGWEGPSGNTPTWMKAFKAGPEFAATSVGSSGSAWSSQGCGEAARQKTAANIYKDMTTSDVPSPPRKHKRRKPKSTSSPKSSSPSTLRSSRAVKPKAKSGEGNPKPATIQVA from the exons ATGCAGTTAAGAGGAGATAAAATAAGCTTCCCTTTTTCATCTCCTTTCTTTCCGCATGGCTTAAGCGTTTACCTAAAACG GCAAAGGAATCAGTTCTTCCTATTGGCGTGGTCCTTTTGCTTGTGTTCTGTTTCATCTCTAAGCAGAATACACTTGGATTTTTGGGGCTTTATAATCTATACCATGGCAACCAAAGTGAAGGGGATTTACAAATATATCACCAGTATTTTTG TTGTTAAGGAGAGGGAGTTGGAGATAGGATGTCCAACTGATGTTAAACATGTGGCACATATTGGTTGGGAAGGTCCCTCTGGAAATACACCCACTTGG ATGAAAGCATTCAAGGCAGGGCCGGAATTTGCAGCAACTTCTGTTGGTAGTTCTGGTTCTGCTTGGTCATCTCAAG GTTGTGGAGAGGCAGCGCGACAAAAAACAGCAGCTAACATTTACAAGGACATGACAACTTCAGATGTTCCTAGTCCTCCCAGGAAACACAAACGGAGGAAGCCGAAGTCGACTTCCTCTCCAAAATCTAGTTCACCATCAACGTTGAGATCGTCGCGAGCAGTTAAACCCAAGGCTAAATCTGGTGAAGGAAATCCTAAACCAGCAACCATACAAGTGGCTTAA